In a single window of the Haliaeetus albicilla chromosome 25, bHalAlb1.1, whole genome shotgun sequence genome:
- the RBBP7 gene encoding histone-binding protein RBBP7 — protein sequence MASKEVLEDTVEERVISEEYKIWKKNTPFLYDLVMTHALEWPSLTVQWLPDVTRPEGKDYALHWLVLGTHTSDEQNHLVVARVQIPNDDQFDASQYDSEKGEFGGFGSVTGKIETEIKINHEGEVNRARYMPQNPCIIATKTPSADVLVFDYTKHPSKPDPSGECNPDLRLRGHQKEGYGLSWNSNLSGHLLSASDDHTVCLWDVSAGPKEGKVVDAKAIFTGHSAVVEDVAWHLLHESLFGSVADDQKLMIWDTRSNTTSKPSHSVDAHTAEVNCLSFNPYSEFILATGSADKTVALWDLRNLKLKLHSFESHKDEIFQVHWSPHNETILASSGTDRRLNVWDLSKIGEEQSAEDAEDGPPELLFIHGGHTAKISDFSWNPNEPWVICSVSEDNIMQIWQMAENIYNDEEPDIAAAELEGQGT from the exons ATGGCGAGCAAGGAAG TGCTGGAGGACACGGTGGAGGAGCGCGTCATCAGCGAGGAGTACAagatctggaagaaaaacaccCCCTTCTTGTACGACCTGGTGATGACACACGCCCTGGAGTGGCCCAGCCTCACCGTGCAGTGGTTGCCTGATGTGACCAG GCCGGAAGGAAAGGATTATGCTCTACACTGGCTGGTTTTGGGAACGCACACGTCTGATGAACAGAACCACCTGGTTGTTGCAAGAGTCCAGATTCCCAATGATGATCAGTTTGATGCTTCTCAATATGACAGTGAGAAAGGAG AGTTTGGTGGCTTTGGATCTGTGACTGGCAAAATTGAAACAGAGATTAAAATTAACCATGAAGGTGAAGTAAACCGTGCTCGTTACATGCCGCAGAATCCCTGCATCATTGCTACAAAAACACCGTCAGCTGATGTGTTGGTATTTGACTACACTAAACATCCTTCAAAACCAG ACCCAAGTGGAGAGTGTAATCCTGACCTTAGATTAAGAGGGCACCAGAAAGAAGGCTATGGCTTATCATGGAACTCAAATTTGAGTGGACATCTTCTCAGTGCATCAGATGATCAt ACTGTGTGTTTATGGGATGTGAGTGCTGGACCAAAAGAAGGCAAAGTTGTTGATGCGAAAGCAATCTTTACTGGGCATTCTGCAGTAGTAGAAGATGTGGCATGGCATCTGCTTCATGAATCTCTGTTTGGATCCGTGGCTGATGATCAGAAGCTTATGAT TTGGGACACAAGATCTAATACTACGTCCAAGCCAAGTCATTCTGTAGATGCTCATACAGCCGAGGTCAACTGTCTGTCCTTCAACCCTTACAGTGAGTTCATTCTAGCAACTGGTTCTGCTGACAAG ACGGTGGCTCTATGGGACCTTCGAAATTTAAAATTGAAACTCCATTCTTTTGAGTCTCATAAAGATGAAATTTTTCAG GTTCACTGGTCTCCTCATAACGAAACAATTCTTGCTTCGAGTGGTACTGATCGTCGGCTTAATGTATGGGATCTGAG TAAAATTGGAGAAGAGCAGTCTGCAGAGGATGCAGAAGATGGGCCTCCTGAACTGCTG TTTATTCATGGAGGACACACTGCCAAAATTTCAGACTTCAGCTGGAATCCTAATGAGCCTTGGGTAATCTGTTCTGTATCGGAGGACAACATAATGCAGATATGGCAAATG